CCACCGTCGGCGTCGGCATGCCGGTCTCGCTGCGCTTCTCCGGCCCGGTCGCGGACCGGGCCGCCGTGGAGCGGGCGGTCGAGGTCACCGCGGACCCGCCGGTCGAGGTCGGCGCGCACTGGTTCGGCGACCGGCGGCTGGACTTCCGCCCGCGCGCCTACTGGGCGGTCGGCACCCGGGTCACCGTGGCGCTGCGGCTCAAGGGCGTGGCGGCCGCCCCCGGCCGGCTCGGCGTCCAGGACAAGGACGTGCACTTCACGATCGGCCGCTCGCTGGTCGCCGCCGTCGACCTGGACGCGCACACCATGACGGTCCGTCAGGACGGGCGGGTGCTGCGCGTCCTGGAGATCAGCGGCGGCAGCCCCGAGCACGCCAGCTACCTCGGCGCGATGGTGGTCTCCGAGCGCTTCGAGGTGACCAGGATGAACTCGCAGACGGTCGGACTCGGCGACGAGTACGACATCAAGGACGTCCCGCACGCGCTGCGGCTGACCGCCTCCGGCACCTTCGTGCACGGCAACTACTGGTCCGACCCCGAGGTGTTCGGCGAGGCCAACACCAGCCACGGCTGCATCGGCCTGGCCGACGCCAAGGGCGGCTCGGCGGACTCCCCGGCGGGCTGGCTGTACCGGCACGTCACGGTCGGCGACGTGGTCGAGGTGCGGGGCTCGCAGGGCGACCGGGTGGCCCCCGACAACGGCCTCGGCGACTGGAACCTGAACTGGGCCCAGTGGCTGCGCGGCAGCGCGCTGCCGGTTCACTGAACGGGCACCCGGCTCCCCCCGAAGATTCACTCAGCTTCGCCGGTTATCCTTGCCCCCGCGCGCGACCGGCCTCGGCCGGGACCCGCAGATCGCATCCGACCCGGTGCAACCGATCCCGGGCGTCACACGTGTATTCGCTGTGAATACCGGGAGGGGAGCAGCGCAGTGAAGGCGGTTCAGAAGGCCGGGTCGGCCATATCGGCGGACGGACGCGGGCGCAGGACGCGCCGTGCGGCGACCGCCCTGCTGGTGGGTGGCGTGCTGATGCTCGGCACGGCCTGCAACGACAACGGCGGCGGCGGTGGCGGCGGTTCGAACGAGGCCAAGGGCGGCGGCAGCAGCGCGTCCAGCTCGGCCGATTCGACCCCGAAGGTGTCGACCGCCCAGCTGACGGTCACCCCGGCGAACGGGGCCACCGACGTGGCGCCCAAGGACGGCGTGCAGATCGCAGTGGCCAGC
The DNA window shown above is from Streptomyces sp. TLI_171 and carries:
- a CDS encoding Ig-like domain-containing protein, with protein sequence MRAVAGLWARRAAALSLVLLAGCSGAGRPSGGDAATAPAPPVSRARLELAPADGAQAVPVEGAVRVTVAQGRLLSVRLADDRGAEVPGTLTADGAGWAPDGTLAAATAYTLDAVAEDPAGLRAVQHAGFATAAPEHAFVAFFTPEDGSTVGVGMPVSLRFSGPVADRAAVERAVEVTADPPVEVGAHWFGDRRLDFRPRAYWAVGTRVTVALRLKGVAAAPGRLGVQDKDVHFTIGRSLVAAVDLDAHTMTVRQDGRVLRVLEISGGSPEHASYLGAMVVSERFEVTRMNSQTVGLGDEYDIKDVPHALRLTASGTFVHGNYWSDPEVFGEANTSHGCIGLADAKGGSADSPAGWLYRHVTVGDVVEVRGSQGDRVAPDNGLGDWNLNWAQWLRGSALPVH